The sequence below is a genomic window from Ottowia sp. SB7-C50.
CTGCGCTTCAACCTGACGGTGCCGCAGCCGTACCGCGACCAGGCGCTGCAGACGACGCCGCTGGCGCTGCTGTGCATGGCCGTGGGCCTGCTGCTGGCGCGCGTGCCCCGCCAGTCGTGGCGCTATGTGGGCCTGGCCGACCTGCGCCAGCTGGCGGGCGGCGTGGCGCTGGGCGCGCTGCTGACCACGGCGGTGGTGATGGGCTCGCGCACGCAGGGGTTTCCGCGCTCGGTGTTTCTCATCAGCGGCGTGCTGGCCCTGCTGGCGCTGGCCGGCGCGCGCGCCACCTGGCGCACGCTGGCCGAATACACGCAGGCCCAGGCGCGGCCGGCGGCGGCGCTGCAGCCCTTGCTCATCGTCGGCACCATCGACGAGGCCGACCAGGCGCTGCGCACGCTCAAGGGCGTGGAGGGCTGGCAGGTGGTCGGCATCGCGTCGCCGCGCGCGCAGGACGCGGGGCGCACGGTGCAGGGCGTGCGCGTGCTGGGCGGGGTGGACGCGCTCGACCAGCTGGCGCGCGCGCAGCAGGCCGGCACCGTGCTGCTGGCCAGCGCGCCGGGCGATCTGGCGCGGCGCGACGTGCTGATGCGCTGGTCGGGCAGCGGCCTGAACCTGCTGACACTGCCCACCGCCGACGAACTGCTGCGCCCCGGCGCGGCCACCCGGCTGCGCCAGGTGCGGCTGGAAGACCTGCTGGGCCGCACGCCGGTGCAGCTGGACGCGCGCGGCCTGGCAGCGCTGTTCAGCGGCCAGACCGTGCTGGTGACGGGGGCGGGCGGCTCCATCGGGTCGGAGCTGTGCCGCCAGGTGGCGCGGCTGGGCGTGGCGCGGCTGGTCTGCGTCGATGTGTCGGAATACGCCACCTACCGGCTCGAGCAGGAACTGCGCCAGGCCTTTCCCGCCATGGAAGGCGTGTACTACACCGCCAACGTGCGCGAGCCCGATCGCCTGCGCGCCATCGCCCTGGCGCACCGGCCGGGCGTGGTGCTGCACGCCGCGGCCTATAAGCACGTGCCGCTGATGGAGACCCACAACGAGATCGAGGCGCTGCGCACCAACGTGCTGGGCACGCTGCACGCCGCGCGCGTGGCGGGCGAGGTGGGCGCGGCGCGCTTCGTGCTGGTGTCGACCGACAAGGCCGTCAACCCCACCAATGTGATGGGCGCCACCAAGCGGCTGGCCGAGCAGGTGGTGCAGGCGGTGGCGCGCGAGTTCGAGCACACGCAGTACGTGTCGGTGCGCTTCGGCAACGTGCTGGGCTCCAGCGGTTCGGTGGTGCCGCTGTTCACCACGCAGATCGAGCTGGGCGGCCCGGTGACGGTGACGCACCCCGAGATCGTGCGCTACTTCATGACCATCCCCGAGGCCGCGCAACTGGTGCTGCAGGCGGGGCTGATGGGCCGCTCGGGCCAGATCTTCGTGCTGGACATGGGCGAGCCGGTCAAGATCGTCGAACTGGCGCGCCTGCTGATCCGCCTGTCGGGCAAGACCGAGGCCGAAGTGCCCATCGCCTTCACCGGCCTGCGGCCCGGCGAGAAGCTGTACGAGGAACTGCTGGCCGACGACGAAACCACCGAGCCCACGCCGCACCCCAAGCTGCGCGTGGCGCGCGTGTCGCCGCCGGCGGACGACGTGGCGGCTGCGGTGCTGGCGTGGCTGGCGCAGGCCGGCGCGGCGCCCGGCCCGGCGGACCTGCGCGGCTGGCTGCACCAGCGCGTGCCCGAATACCAGGCGCAGCCGGTGCGCTTCTGACGGCGGGGGGCGTCAGCCGGGCTGGGCGCCGATGCCGGCCTTGCCCAGCGCGTCGGCCACCAGCTCCAGCCGCAGCAGCGGGCTGTCCAGGCTCATCAGGTGCTGGCGCACGGCGCCGGGCAGCGGCAGCAGCTCGCACCAGCGGTTGGCCACCCAGCCTGCATCGTCGAAAAGTTCACTGCCCGCCTGGGGCAGGGGCGCGGCGGCGGCCTGCGCGCGCAGGCCGGCGTACAGCTTGTTCAGCGCGTGCGCCGTGTGCTGCAGGTCGGCGGGGATGGCCAGCGGCCGGTCGGCGGCCAGCAGGGTGACGTCGGCCACCCACAGCCCGTGCTTCAGCTGGCTGGCGCGGTCGATGCGAAAGCGCTGGTCGCCCCGGCATTGCACCGTCAGCAGGCCGGGCTGCGGGCGTTCCAGCGCGGTGATGTGGGCCAGCGTGCCGATGCCCGCCAGCTGCTCGGGCGGCGCGCCGGCGGCGCGCACTTCGTGGCCGTGCTCCAGCGCCACCACGCCAAAGGGCGCACCGGCGCGGTGGCACTTGGTCACCATGTCGAGATAGCGCACCTCGAACACGCGCAGCGGTAGCACGCCGTCCGGAAACAGCACCGTGCCCAGCGGAAACAGCGGCAGGGACGAAAGGGTCAGCGTGGGGCTTGGCATGGTCCGGGCATCGCGGCAGCACGCCGGTGGCGGCGCGACGCGGGGCAGGTCGTGGCTCGCTATCATCGCACGCAACACCCTTTGGGCGCCGCGCCGGTCCAGCGATGGACGCGCGCCGCCCGCCTTGCCTGCCCATGCTGTTTCAAGTCCTTGCCTTTGTGATCGAAGTCGCCGTCACGCTGATCGGCGGCGCCTGCTTGCTGCGCCTGTACATGGGCTGGCGCCGCCTGTCGCTGGCCAACCCCGTGGGGCGCTTCGTGCAGGCGCTGTCGGACTGGCTGGTGTTGCCGCTGCAGCGCCTGATGCCCGCCGCGGGGCGCTGGGACCTGGCCAGCCTGCTGGGCGCGTGGCTGCTCAAGCTGCTGCAGTACGCGATGCTGGTCGGCATGCTCGGACTGGGCCGCTGGAGCGTGCTGCCGGTGCTGGCCTTGCTGGGCGTGGCCAAGCTGGCGGTGTCGGTGGCCACGGCGGTGATCATCGTCGCCGCCGTGCTGTCATGGACCGGCAACCGCACCCCCGTGCGCGACGTCTTCGAGCGGCTGTGCGAACCCATGCTGGCGCCCCTGCGCCGCCGCTTGCCGCTGGTGGGCGGGGTCGATCTGTCGCCGCTGTTGCTGGTGGTGGCACTGCAGGTCGCCGGCATCGTGCTGGGGTCGATGCAGGCCGGCCTGCTGGGGGCGGGCGCGGCGATGCTGGCGGGGTGAGTTTGCTATCGAGTTGATAGCTTTAGGCGCAGTGCGGGCGAGCGCAAACAGGCGATGGGCTTTGGTTGCGTTGTAAAAGTCAACAGCCGGACGCAGAGGACGCAGAGATTCCGCAGAGGACGCAGAAAAAGCCAAAAAATATTCTTGGGCTGTTTCTTTTGCGTCCTTCGCGATCCCTTCGCGTCCTTCGCGTCCGGTATTCGGTCTTCTCTACCTGGGCTCAGCGCCCCATCATTCCACCGCGT
It includes:
- a CDS encoding nucleoside-diphosphate sugar epimerase/dehydratase, with protein sequence MLSGWWKDLRSKSWLPDLVLIVLAWWAAFWLRFNLTVPQPYRDQALQTTPLALLCMAVGLLLARVPRQSWRYVGLADLRQLAGGVALGALLTTAVVMGSRTQGFPRSVFLISGVLALLALAGARATWRTLAEYTQAQARPAAALQPLLIVGTIDEADQALRTLKGVEGWQVVGIASPRAQDAGRTVQGVRVLGGVDALDQLARAQQAGTVLLASAPGDLARRDVLMRWSGSGLNLLTLPTADELLRPGAATRLRQVRLEDLLGRTPVQLDARGLAALFSGQTVLVTGAGGSIGSELCRQVARLGVARLVCVDVSEYATYRLEQELRQAFPAMEGVYYTANVREPDRLRAIALAHRPGVVLHAAAYKHVPLMETHNEIEALRTNVLGTLHAARVAGEVGAARFVLVSTDKAVNPTNVMGATKRLAEQVVQAVAREFEHTQYVSVRFGNVLGSSGSVVPLFTTQIELGGPVTVTHPEIVRYFMTIPEAAQLVLQAGLMGRSGQIFVLDMGEPVKIVELARLLIRLSGKTEAEVPIAFTGLRPGEKLYEELLADDETTEPTPHPKLRVARVSPPADDVAAAVLAWLAQAGAAPGPADLRGWLHQRVPEYQAQPVRF
- a CDS encoding LON peptidase substrate-binding domain-containing protein; translated protein: MPSPTLTLSSLPLFPLGTVLFPDGVLPLRVFEVRYLDMVTKCHRAGAPFGVVALEHGHEVRAAGAPPEQLAGIGTLAHITALERPQPGLLTVQCRGDQRFRIDRASQLKHGLWVADVTLLAADRPLAIPADLQHTAHALNKLYAGLRAQAAAAPLPQAGSELFDDAGWVANRWCELLPLPGAVRQHLMSLDSPLLRLELVADALGKAGIGAQPG
- a CDS encoding YggT family protein — its product is MLFQVLAFVIEVAVTLIGGACLLRLYMGWRRLSLANPVGRFVQALSDWLVLPLQRLMPAAGRWDLASLLGAWLLKLLQYAMLVGMLGLGRWSVLPVLALLGVAKLAVSVATAVIIVAAVLSWTGNRTPVRDVFERLCEPMLAPLRRRLPLVGGVDLSPLLLVVALQVAGIVLGSMQAGLLGAGAAMLAG